The genomic region AAAAATTTTAAGGAGGACCGTATGCCACGTATTCCTCGTTTTTTCATGAATGATCCACGAGCCGCTTATCATGTAATTTCACGTACCGCCCTGCCCGGCCACGATGTCCTCGGCGATGATGAAAAAGATTACTTGCTCAACCTCATCCGCTGGCTCTCGCAAGTCTATTTTGTAGAAGTTTATGGCTTTGCCATTATGGGTAATCACTTCCATCTCCTCTGCCGTATGCTCCCCGAAGACCAGTTCTCCGACGCAGAAGTAAAACGCCGTATTCGCCTCTACTACGGCGAGAAACGCAAAATTTTCTTCTACAAAGAAATGCTCAAAAAATGGAGGCAAAGGCTTGGCAATCTTTCTCGATACGTCCAGGACATCAAGCAACGCTTTTCACGCTGGTATAACAAGCGCGTTGACCGCAAAGGCTATTTCTGGGCGGACAGATTCAAGTCCGTAATCATTGAAACCGGCGAGGCCTTACTGAATTGCCTGGCTTATATAGAGCTAAACCCGGTGCGGGCAGGAATCGTAGAAAAGCCGGAAGACTACCGCTGGTGTTCGCTGGGATACAGAGCAAGAAGAGGGACAGGCAAAACTTTTCTGTCGCTTGACTCAGGCCTTCCGCGGTATGAGGGAAAAAGCGAGAAAGAGAGATTTGAACTTTTGCAGGAGTTTGTTTATGGCAAGGGCGGGCTTGGCGAGCCAAAAAGGGGGACAGGCGAAATTTTTAGACAAAAAGTCGGGTATTTTACAGAAAGTCTGGCTATCGGAAGCAAAGGTTTTGTAGAAAGTGCGGCCGCAAGGTTAAAGAGATTTCTTGGGCTCAAAAGAGAGAAAAGAGGCAAAAAGATAAAAAGTTT from Thermodesulfatator indicus DSM 15286 harbors:
- a CDS encoding transposase, whose translation is MPRIPRFFMNDPRAAYHVISRTALPGHDVLGDDEKDYLLNLIRWLSQVYFVEVYGFAIMGNHFHLLCRMLPEDQFSDAEVKRRIRLYYGEKRKIFFYKEMLKKWRQRLGNLSRYVQDIKQRFSRWYNKRVDRKGYFWADRFKSVIIETGEALLNCLAYIELNPVRAGIVEKPEDYRWCSLGYRARRGTGKTFLSLDSGLPRYEGKSEKERFELLQEFVYGKGGLGEPKRGTGEIFRQKVGYFTESLAIGSKGFVESAAARLKRFLGLKREKRGKKIKSLADIAFI